The window GTCAATGAGTCCTACCTGTGGATGCGCACGCCGGAGGATATCCGCGTCTTTGGTCCCGGTCCCACCTTGCAGTTGCAGCGCCGCTGGCAGTGGGGCACGCTCGCTTTCATCCTGCTCGGCGGCATCACCCTCTGGATCATCGCCCTGCGCCGCCAAGTGAAGGCCCAGACCCATGCCTTGGTGGAGACCAACGAGCGGTTGAAGGCTAGTGAAACCGAACTCATCGCCAACCTGGAAAAGGAAAAAGAGATCAACGATCTGAAGAGCAGCTTCGTCAGCCTGGTCAGCCATGAATTCCGCACTCCCCTGGCCGTCATCCTCAGCTCCACGGAGCTGCTGCGCAATCACATGGCCCGGCTGGGGGAGGATGCCCGCCGGACCCAGATGGACAACATCATCCAAAGCACGAATATCATGTCCGGCATGATCGAGGAGGTGCTCCTGCTGGGCAAGGTGGAAGGTGGCCGCATGGTCTGCTCCCCCGTGCCCATCGATCTGGCCGCCTTTGCTGCCGTGCTGGTGGACGAAGGGCTCTCCGCCACCCGGCAGCGCTGTCCCATCCGTCTCGAAATCACCAACCCGCCAACCCACCAGGCCATGGCCGATCCCGCCCTCCTGCGGCATATCTTTTCCAACCTCATCAGCAATGCCGTCAAGTATTCCCCCGAAGGCAGCCCCATTGACTTCATCCTGACGCCGCAGGGAGACGATGTGGTCTGCGTCATCCGCGACCGGGGCATCGGCATTCCGGAAAAGGACCGCGCGCATTTGTTCGAGGCCTTTCACCGCGCCGGCAATGTGGGTCAGCGCAACGGCACCGGCCTGGGCCTCGTCATCTGCAAACGCTGCGTGGAACTGCATGGCGGGAGCATCCACATCGAAAGCGAGGAGCAGGAGGGCACCGCCGTGACGGTGACCCTACCCTTGTTTAAAAAGACCGAGGCTACCGACTGACTCTGTTGGGAAAATCTAAAGACAATTCTCGGGTTGTAATAAAGCTTCGATATAATGGTTAAAAACCTAATTCGTCCAGCAAGCTAGACTAGGCGCCCGGCGTTTGCATAAGAGCCGTGCTGTCGCCATGCACCCGCATTCCCTGCTTTATGAAACGATCCCTGATTTTCCTGCTGACGGTCTTTAGCATTTCCGCACTCCCAGCTGAGGAGGCGAAGGAATATATCAATGAACTGCAAGAAAAGCGCAGTGGCACTCCCGTAGTGATCAAAGACAAAGAAAGCATCCGCACCGAGGCTTTTTTCAAACCGCCCGTGGAGATCACTGTCGTGGCCAAGACGAATTCAACCAATCTCCGCCTCAGCTATGCGGCTGATCAGCTCATCTTCAACTGGGAGGGAAATGCCAGCCAACTCCGTGTGGATGGTGGCCCAGCGGCAGGCAAACACAAGTTCGGTGCTGGCAGCATTCCGACCAATCGCTATGTGACCGTGCGTTGGGTGGTGCTGCCGCATCAGCAGACCATCTATGTCGATGATCAACTCCGCTATCAGCATGAGGGAGATTACTCCAAGATCAACAATCCCGTGGGAGTGTTTTGCCACAAATCCAAAGTCTCTGTGAAGTCCATCCTTGTCCGTCCCTTGACGCCGTGAAATCTGCCCAGAAGTAGCCATGTCAGCAGAGGAGCTTAGTGCTGAGGCACCATCTTGGCCTCAGTGCCAGGCTCCCACTGTAAGCCCCACTCCCTCATGGCGCGGAGAATGGGGCGGAGGGCCTGGCCTTTGTCGGTGAGTGCATAGGCTAGGCGCTTGCCGCCCTCAGGCACGGGCACGTGGGTGAGGATGCCATGGGCTTGGAGCTTCTCCAGACGATCACTCAGGATGTTGGTGGGAATGCCTTCCGGGGAGGCGGTGAAGTCTTTGAAACGTGATCGGCCTAACAGAAGATCTCGGATGATCAGGAGTGACCAACGATCACCAAAGATATCCAGCGAGCATGCCACCGGGCAGGGGGAACGACGTGGGCTGGAAGCCGATGAGGAGGCGGCGCTTGAGCGGGAAGGCATGATGGTCAAGGTGAGGGTATATCACTTGCAATCCACAACTATTTTGCTTGCATAATGAAAGTAAAATAGCACGATGGATGGGATGGATACCACAGATACTCCCTTGCTCGAGCCTCCAGGTGCTGGGCTACCTGCTCTAGAGCTTATGCTCGTGAGATGGTTCTTCCGTGGCTATGTCTGGGGTGGCAGCGTTTCTGCCTTCACGACACGGTTTGAAGAAGAACGGCAGCGGGTTAGGGAGCTCATCTCCGTGTGTGACGAGGCCTTGGGCGACAGGCAGGTGCTCATCCCACGCCCGCGTGGTTTGGAGGACAGTAGCCGCCACTGGTCTGTCTGGATGACGTTGGAGCACCTACGTCTGATCCATGAATCTCTGCGCAAGGTGATGTTGGCTCTTAGCCGAGGCGTGAGTCTGGAAGGAAAGGCCAGCACGGCTGCGGTGAAACCTCCTGTCGGAATCACGTCCTCAGTCATTCCGGTTTATGAAGCCTCCTGCGACGCGTTGATCTCCACGGCACAGCAGATAAAGAGCCTGAAGACGGAGCTGAAATTTGCGCATCCGTGGTTTGGGCCTCTGGATGCTTATGGCTGGTATGCCATGGCTCCCTTTCATCTCCGTCTCCACCGCGCTCAGATCCAGACCATTTTGAAAAGGAGTCGGATGGTATAATCAGGGATTACTTAGTTGTTACGAAGGGAATGTAAGCCGTCTTGGATGGCCGACAAAGAGTCATGGATACTCTCGAGAGTTAACTTTCATGACAAACATCACGTTGCCTGTGGAAAGGAGTGCGTCATAATGCGCGCCCTTTTCCACCATGTCTTTCTCAGCACCTAAGCGTATTGTCCTGAAGTTCGGCACCGGCATTCTCACGAAAGTGCATGCGCCAGAACCGGATCCTGTGCAGTTGCGCAAGTTGATGGAAGCCGTGGCCCTCTTAAAAGCGGATGGTCACAGTGTGGTGGTGGTTAGTAGCGGTGCCGTGGCTTCGGGTCTAAAACCCATCGAATTGAACGAGCGGCCGACGGATATGACGACGTTGCAGGCCTTGGCAGCAGTCGGGCAGCCTCATCTCATGCACGCTTATGAGAATTTGTTGAGGGACCATGGTCTGCATGTCGCTCAACTGTTGGTCACCCATGAAGATCTGGAGAATTATGATCGTGCACGCCGGGTTAAAACTACCCTTGAGCGCTTGCTTGAATTCCCTCAAATCGTGCCTGTGATCAATGAAAACGACAGCGTGGCCATTGAAGAACTTCGCTTTGGAGACAATGACAAGCTGTCTTCTCGAGTTGCTCGCCTCTGGGGGGCAGATTTGCTGATGCTGCTAACCAGCGCGCCAGGCTTGCTGAAAGACATCAATCGCCCTGAAGATGGCCCCATTTCTCATGTGGATGATGTGGATCTAGTCATTCATCATGCCCAGGAAGAAAAAACGAAATTGGGCACTGGCGGCATGATTTCGAAACTTCGTGCGGTGCAAGACGCCGTCAATGGAGGGGTGGATTGCATCATTGCCAGCGGCCGTCACGCGGAACAAATTCCAGCTGTCGTGAAGGGCGGGGGCATTTGCACCCGTTTTGCAGCACGGAAGTGATGGAAAAGAGATGTAACTCAAGCGCTACTGCGGTGGGCCGATGTTCCAGCGATAAAAGTGGTCCAAAGGAGCATGAGTGCCGCTCGTTTGGTAATCAGGGAGATCGGGGTTTTCCAGATCGAGTTGGCGGCTGATCACGACGCTGCCGGAGTAAGTGGAGGTGATGCGATCCTGCGTGCCCTTGAAGGTCTGAGGAGACGAACTGCGTTTCTTGACCAAGCTCTGGGCGATGAAGTGCACGCGGTAGGTGTTGGAGCGTGTGGTCAGACGAGAATACAGGTGGGCGTAAGGGCGCTCCTTGCTGTTGTCTCCCGTGATCCGGTGTCTGGCCCAGAAGGCTTCCATCTCGCCACGGGTGACTTTTCCCGAACTGGATGTCAGGCCTTCCGGCACGAGATAGTGCTCACAGATTTGACCTGGGGTGAGAAAGACATTTCCAGGGGCAAAGACTTCCTGATCCCAGAGATCTACGGTTTGTTCGGCGTTTAGATGTGCGCGAAAGCGGTCATCAGGGCTGCTGCCATCCTTGTAGCTCGACGCTGCCGTGTCTGGGATAGCCATGAGTGTTTCAGCCTTCAGCGCGGCATGCAGAGCGGTGGCGCGGGTGATGTGGCGGAACGGGAGGATCTGATGGTTGAGGTTGATCTTTCCCTCAGTTTCCAGGTGGGTGCTCAGAGGTTCCGGTTCCAGCACGGGAGACCAGAAGAGGTCTAACAAAAGATGATCGGGAGGTGTTTGCGCTCCGAAATGGGTGGCTTGAGGTCTGAAAAGGAGCGTCTGCCAGGGCACCTGGGCACGAGTCCCGGAGGGTAAACTGCCAAACATGACTGGAGAAGGCAGAAGTCTCTGAGGGCTGAAGGCCGCCAGAGAGACGGGAGGCACGGTGGTGCCTGTCTGGGAGACATTGGTAAAGTAAGGGAGCTGCCCGGTGCGAGCCGCCGCCCAGTGACCATCGTCGGGGCGATTGATGTAAGGGCCGTCGGGAGCATTGGCGATGCCGTTATCAAAGTCGCCCGTGATGTTGGGGGTGGCATCTCCTCGGCGACCTGCATCCAACCTTTGACCATTGACGACATCCTCGAAGGTATGGCTGATCCATTCTCCGGTGTTCAAAGGCTGAACTTGGAGATCTCGGTCTGCCAAGAGAGGTGGCATGTCGGAGGTGTAGGCGGAAGCAAAGCTCAGATCGGGGAGGTAACCCGAACGCTGGGTGGGGTCCACCACCAAGATCTGATCTCGAAGGCTATGCACTTGCGGAAGCCGACCCCAATGAGGATGTGGTGCAAAGACAGGCGTATTACCAAGAGCAGATCGGCTTTCCGCCCAGCGTTGGGCTGCGGTGAGGCGATAGTCCCCATGCATGGGGGTGAGAGATTGGATCACATCTTCGGCGGAGATGAAGGACGTGCCTGTCTTCGCTGCGGTTTCCATACGAGTGGCGAGGTCTGGCTGGGGAACATCTCGGGCAAGGCGAGGCAGCCGGAGATGAAAGGACGCAGGAATGTCTGGGAGGGCCAGGGGCACCACCTGTAGGAGATCGGTGGCACTGGTGCTGGCTGGTGCGTCGTAGAGGGCAATCTTGAGCTGATTGGTTTCATCGGGCGGGGCCTCAAGGGTGAGCACTGGCGGTTCGGATGATTCCTCCACCCGCACGACGATGGGCTTGAACTGTAGCATGCCGGAGGAGAGTCCGCGCACACCCAAGCTACCACCCGCACCAGACCAAGAGCTGGGAGGTAAAGCCGTGGATTCGGCTTCAGTATGGGTGCTTTTAGGCTCAAGAGGAATGCCGTTGATGTAGTAGGTCGGCAGCGGGGCTTTGCGGTGATCCACCTCTAGAGTTCCTGGGGCTCCACCCGCGAGTGCGAGGTTGGCAAAGGGGCGATAGTCCGTCCAACCTTGGCCAGGCAGGAAGGCCTCCACGAGGA is drawn from Prosthecobacter debontii and contains these coding sequences:
- a CDS encoding sensor histidine kinase, with amino-acid sequence MKAAVLFAFLLAATAVQAQQPTLAEVFDLPPHVTAQELTQKSPDRTQRYLVKCVVMFQRRDGIFMGYGGGSNFILTPRRSSTWPAGLTPQRLRPGDEVELSGILVNSRELLQLHDVIFRVTARDRPLPVPIELTEAQLPSFPHKCDLVRITIPLRYVAQSRLSPGHFIMRLFLGETHRVTAMVGSSASLSRDHILDGYMVEVTGFLTRQNVNESYLWMRTPEDIRVFGPGPTLQLQRRWQWGTLAFILLGGITLWIIALRRQVKAQTHALVETNERLKASETELIANLEKEKEINDLKSSFVSLVSHEFRTPLAVILSSTELLRNHMARLGEDARRTQMDNIIQSTNIMSGMIEEVLLLGKVEGGRMVCSPVPIDLAAFAAVLVDEGLSATRQRCPIRLEITNPPTHQAMADPALLRHIFSNLISNAVKYSPEGSPIDFILTPQGDDVVCVIRDRGIGIPEKDRAHLFEAFHRAGNVGQRNGTGLGLVICKRCVELHGGSIHIESEEQEGTAVTVTLPLFKKTEATD
- the proB gene encoding glutamate 5-kinase; translation: MSFSAPKRIVLKFGTGILTKVHAPEPDPVQLRKLMEAVALLKADGHSVVVVSSGAVASGLKPIELNERPTDMTTLQALAAVGQPHLMHAYENLLRDHGLHVAQLLVTHEDLENYDRARRVKTTLERLLEFPQIVPVINENDSVAIEELRFGDNDKLSSRVARLWGADLLMLLTSAPGLLKDINRPEDGPISHVDDVDLVIHHAQEEKTKLGTGGMISKLRAVQDAVNGGVDCIIASGRHAEQIPAVVKGGGICTRFAARK
- a CDS encoding DinB family protein, which produces MLVRWFFRGYVWGGSVSAFTTRFEEERQRVRELISVCDEALGDRQVLIPRPRGLEDSSRHWSVWMTLEHLRLIHESLRKVMLALSRGVSLEGKASTAAVKPPVGITSSVIPVYEASCDALISTAQQIKSLKTELKFAHPWFGPLDAYGWYAMAPFHLRLHRAQIQTILKRSRMV
- a CDS encoding winged helix-turn-helix transcriptional regulator, translated to MPSRSSAASSSASSPRRSPCPVACSLDIFGDRWSLLIIRDLLLGRSRFKDFTASPEGIPTNILSDRLEKLQAHGILTHVPVPEGGKRLAYALTDKGQALRPILRAMREWGLQWEPGTEAKMVPQH